The Plasmodium vinckei vinckei genome assembly, chromosome: PVVCY_14 genome window below encodes:
- a CDS encoding VAC14 domain-containing protein, putative translates to MFLNIIKGLEKNDDKENIININTQKLLGDKTYEKRKKGAQEIAEDIKLLLLKEEAEEQEQINILLNKNNNEENNINECKKISESEINIISKLNGKNDIDINNEYYFTSYNDNLKTNDEGNKENDTGKNKDQIKSTNKHNVKWDDKDPNSFGIINEGTEQTDKDEDNREKSQIVNRDETSTYVENEDEQSKAIQDKKENAHKDLNEEKYILGAEIIKKLLLDKCKENCDIDIKIAKPNGINDYIRNSIKGNNKEEDENDIQNDSNEKNKKNKKSLNTILYEHEIYFDHLNKKYQNKKIMEILYFLDEKFIKSINSSERCGGLISLAFISISLENKIKYYFSEILKIIMSCINDSDPKVRYYVCESLYNLCKVSKNIAFNNIEEIFNCLYRIFSDTCPNVKTGGAFLDNLLKDMTCSYNNIFNIYKIVYTLKDNIYIENTNARQLIISWLFFLQNIPTIDVFEYFHFFIRDLFLMLSDENKDIQKQANQCLDLYMDKIVTSNYEQCKMFFKHIIPIFLEFSRHKNPTIKHKCLLWIYHFINILNIHFYNIFKSPKKNSFFMIEILKKIIWSTSDVSFDIHYTARKCNELLIKFLKFSTLEYSLLITELVCSIIKTKIENTHSQFQNQKSLLLQYNDQMDKQKSNNSNQSDVKYIPDKKQSAYINILENKNEQFFNNITVSERKNVQNTSKLTYTLSDNTFINKQLSIDKGSTKYDLNTNENDDFQSVNKYKLQNDDSLSRTKSEDINEKESNATHINNTNFKDGINASGTVNDTNLSENQNKIQTNNFEKNNNERNRQTNSKRRDRSQSICSSVMNDSIDGSKFYCINGQDKWEDEEEKVENNNTELLEDEIKNSFINKKNDTTNNLETNQNKQSNVNDEKGHNYNLGFMYKHERLLNELKEKKIVLKDGKKMESYYINKIIKKKKKDNNDEHSMNASDSSNSYDDNLFYDNLEKRNIYPIIMCLQWLTEMLVYKSNEIKSYYNKIIDCVFLCLKNEDNKVLVLTLTVISAMCSTVENKFSFYENISRNFIDLFKQDESLLIRKGKEIIQHMSRCLNNKKFFAYLCYLLIYETDYIFVNKIVQVLNWVLLTSNETKYLRNSLLFQKDNYPLFSIILIAWFSNSLCAISFLLWLQKYELAYFICSYLTLLDINSDFFHQLDNFIFLFESPVFSKQRLHLIYPKNYPFLIKSLMILSLMLPLNTSNNILQKRLQISQLSMLTNNEQVSTFFDTHNHNTNYNTGNKIENQLPPDSTKDINKNNEQSSQNENVKPQYNNQNSVELNELFSLENDEIIKEHSIIEKTQAEKMSEEQQWNTKYANLLNNIKNHLLNQDHSNNNTFDENKEGNEFINIFKAILKKHSLIKYYK, encoded by the coding sequence atgtttctgaatataattaaagggttagaaaaaaatgatgataaagagaatataataaatataaatacacaaaaattgttaggagataaaacatatgagaaaagaaaaaaaggagCTCAAGAAATAGCGgaagatataaaattattattattaaaagaagAAGCGGAAGAACaagaacaaataaatatattattaaataaaaataataatgaagaaaataatataaatgaatgtaaaaaaatatctgaatcagaaataaatataatatcaaaattaaatggaaaaaatgatatagatataaataatgaatattattttactagctataatgataatttaaaaacaaatgatgaaggaaataaagaaaatgatacaggaaaaaataaagaccAAATTAAATCAACAAACAAACATAATGTTAAATGGGACGATAAAGATCCTAACAGTTTTGGAATTATAAATGAGGGTACTGAACAAACTGATAAAGACGAAGACAATAGAGAAAAATCTCAAATTGTAAATCGTGATGAAACATCAACATATGtagaaaatgaagatgAACAATCAAAAGCTATAcaagataaaaaagaaaatgcaCACAAAGatttaaatgaagaaaaatatattttaggagctgaaattattaaaaaattattattagatAAATGCAAAGAAAATTGTgatatagatataaaaattgcaaAACCTAATGGAAtaaatgattatataagaaatagtataaaaggaaataataaagaagaagatgaaaatgatattcaaaatgatagtaatgaaaaaaataaaaaaaataaaaaatctttaaatactatattatatgaacatgaaatatattttgatcacctgaacaaaaaatatcaaaataaaaaaattatggaaatattatattttttggatgaaaaattcataaaaagTATTAACAGTTCAGAAAGATGTGGTGGTTTAATTTCGCTAGCTTTTATTTCAATAAgtttagaaaataaaataaaatattatttttctgaaatattaaaaataataatgtcaTGTATAAATGATTCGGATCCAAAGGTTCGTTATTATGTCTGTGAAAGTTTATATAATCTTTGTAAagtttcaaaaaatatagcttttaataatatagaagaaatatttaattgcTTGTACAGAATATTTTCAGACACCTGCCCTAATGTAAAAACTGGCGGTGCATTTTTAgacaatttattaaaagatatgacttgttcatataataatatatttaatatatataaaatagtttacacattaaaagataatatatatatagaaaatacaAATGCTAGacaattaattatttcatggttattttttttacaaaatataccAACTATTGATgtatttgaatattttcatttttttattcgagatttatttttaatgctatctgatgaaaataaagatattcAAAAGCAAGCAAATCAATGTTTAGATCTTTATATGGATAAAATTGTAACATCAAATTATGAGCAAtgtaaaatgttttttaaacatataattcctatatttttagaatTTTCAAGACATAAAAATCCAACTATTAAACATAAATGTTTATTATggatttatcattttataaatatattaaatattcatttttataacatatttaaatctccaaaaaaaaatagtttttttatgattgaaatattaaagaaaattatttggTCAACCTCTGATGTTAGTTTTGATATACATTATACAGCTCGAAAATGTAATGAactgttaataaaatttttaaaattttcaactttagaatattcattattaataacaGAATTAGTATGTAgtattattaaaacaaaaattgaaaatacaCATTCCCAATTTCAAAATCaaaaatcattattattacaatatAATGATCAAATGGATAAacaaaaatcaaataacTCCAACCAATCggatgtaaaatatattcctgacaaaaaacaaagtgcatatataaatatattagagaataaaaatgagCAATTCTTTAATAATATCACAGTCTctgaaagaaaaaatgtacAAAACACTAGTAAGCTTACATATACCTTATCAGACaatacatttataaataaacaacTTAGTATTGACAAAGGATCTACAAAATATGATTTAAATACAAATGAAAACGATGATTTTCAATcagtaaataaatataaattgcAAAATGATGACTCATTAAGCCGTACCAAAAGTGaagatataaatgaaaaggaAAGCAATGCAactcatataaataatacaaattttaagGACGGCATCAATGCAAGCGGCACAGTAAATGACACAAATCTTAGTGAAaaccaaaataaaattcaaacaaataattttgaaaaaaataataatgaaagaaATAGACAAACAAACTCAAAAAGAAGAGATAGAAGTCAAAGTATTTGTTCTAGTGTCATGAATGATAGTATCGATGGGTCtaaattttattgtattaaTGGACAAGATAAATGGGaagatgaagaagaaaaagtagaaaataataataccgAATTATTAgaagatgaaataaaaaattcttttataaataaaaaaaatgacacCACTAATAATTTAGAAACTAATCAAAACAAGCAATCAAATGTAAATGATGAAAAGGGCCATAACTATAATTTAGGATTTATGTATAAACATGAAAGATTGTTGAATGAGCTTAAAGAAAAGAAGATAGTATTGAAAGAtggtaaaaaaatggaatcatattatataaataaaataattaaaaaaaaaaaaaaagataacaATGATGAACATAGTATGAATGCTAGTGATAGTAGTAATAGTTATGatgataatttattttatgataatttagaaaaaagaaatatttatccAATTATAATGTGTTTACAATGGCTAACTGAAATGTTAGTATATAAAagtaatgaaataaaatcatactataataaaataattgattgtgtttttttatgtttaaaaaatgaagataacAAAGTTTTAGTATTAACACTTACTGTTATTTCAGCTATGTGTTCTACtgttgaaaataaattcagTTTCTATGAAAACATAAGTAGAAATTTtattgatttatttaaacaagATGAAAGTTTATTAATACGTAAAGGAAAAGAAATTATACAACATATGTCTCGTTgtttgaataataaaaagttttttgcatatttatgttatttattaatatatgaaacagattatatatttgtcaATAAAATAGTTCAAGTATTAAATTGGGTATTATTAACATCAaatgaaacaaaatatttaagaaattcattattatttcaaaaagataattatcctttattttcaattatattaattgcTTGGTTTAGTAATTCTTTATGTGcaatatcttttttattatggttacaaaaatatgaattggcatattttatttgttccTATTTAACACTCTTAGATATTAATTCAGATTTCTTTCATCAGCtagataattttatttttttatttgaatcaCCAGTTTTTTCAAAACAAAGATTACATCTAATATATCCAAAAAattatccatttttaatCAAATCATTGATGATTCTATCCTTAATGTTACCTCTTAATACatctaataatattttacaaaaaagaTTGCAAATTTCACAATTATCTATGCTAACTAATAATGAACAAGTATCAACCTTTTTCGATACCCATAACCACAACACAAATTATAACACTGgcaataaaattgaaaatcaACTTCCTCCAGATTCTACcaaagatataaataaaaataatgaacaaTCTAgccaaaatgaaaatgtcAAACCACAATATAATAACCAAAATAGTGTCGAATTAAATGAATTGTTTAGCttagaaaatgatgaaataataaaggaaCATAgtataattgaaaaaacaCAAGCAGAAAAAATGTCGGAGGAACAACAATGGAATACTAAATATGCTAACCTACTTAATAACATAAAGAATCATCTTTTAAATCAAGAtcattcaaataataatacattcgatgaaaataaagagggaaatgaatttataaacatttttaaagcCATATTGAAAAAGCATAGCCTAATcaaatattacaaataa
- a CDS encoding ubiquitin-activating enzyme E1, putative — translation MQSSNPLKKQRTYEDIGLDSIEKKKNKQNSIGLEKMEGEKIDANLYSRQLGTYGFELMNKLIKMNVLIINVKGVGLECAKNLILSGPKSVCIYDNDICEISDVGVNFYITENHVENKICRSNAVLSNLQELNNYVHVYNYTGNLNDPNFIEKFDVVVCCDTKDSDIIKYNNLVRSIETKNIAFLSCNVYGLCGYIFNDFNKNFICHDKDGENVKSCSISQISKETEGKVSFDFDKSSPFQNGDFVKFTNVEGMTEINGQIFQIKNLKKYTFTIGDTTKFSDYIKGGECTQVKTNLKIDFKPYEYIKSKPLLCSPPDNSDQSNNITIVDDNKGGKVIFEEVTLPTSFIISDYSKLNASNYLHYAIQGLKWYESEFNCLPENDQNEEFEKIYKKACDLNSKDKENKLPWSVDELDKNIIINVVKYSKAHISPITSFFGGLLAQEIVKFTGKYMPIHQLLYMDFFECINMSDEENVEDKKKLNCKNDNIISIFGKKFQDKLNKLNIFLVGSGALGCEFAKLFSLLDMCTVEKNGSLIITDNDNIEVSNLNRQFLFRREHIEKSKSLVASNAIKNKNKNINVISYVTKVGQENEHIFDEKFWTKQDFIINALDNIVARQYVDNKCVWYSKPLFESGTLGTKGNVQIIIPHMTQSYNDSYDPPEDSIPLCTLKHFPYDIVHTIEYARDIFQGLFYNVPLSIQQFLNNKDEYIKKIQDEGNNASSLENLENVLNTLKEIIKENKNFNFCIKKAVHLFHSNFINQISQLLYSFPLDYKLSTGEFFWVGQKKPPQVIEFDINNTYVQEYLVSTANLYAQVYNIPTCYDIKYIIDAASQIKVEPFSPKNVKVNIDEKNLNNISISYAQDNKLIQDYCNELLNIQTNSLKVSPIEFDKDEESGLHVNFIYAFANLRAMNYKITTCDKLKTKMVAGKIIPALATTTSIITGLVGIEILKYVNYSDSIQKYVKLTDEEKKKEKDILSYFKNAFINTALPLFIFSEPMPPLRMKDKEYDELMKGPVKAIPNGFTTWDKIEISIKNGTIKDLVDHINEKFNIDVNLISVGNACLYNCYLPVHNKERLNKPIHEIYEQISKQSLPSDKDYIVVEASCSDQDLVDVLIPSIKFIYK, via the exons atgcaaAGCAGTAATCCTTTG AAAAAGCAAAGAACCTACGAAGACATCGGCCTTGACagtattgaaaaaaaaaaaaacaaacaaaattcGATAGGGTTAGAAAAAATGGAAGGAGAAAAGATCGATGCAAATTTGTATTCCCGTCAATTGGGAACCTATGGTTTTGAATTGATGAACAagctaataaaaatgaatgtattaattataaatgttAAGGGTGTTGGATTAGAATGTGCAAagaatttaattttatctgGTCCTAAGTCTgtttgtatatatgataatgatatatGTGAGATTAGCGATGTTGgtgtaaatttttatataacagAAAATCatgttgaaaataaaatttgtcGAAGTAATGCAGTTTTATCTAATTTAcaagaattaaataattatgtacatgtttataattatacaggaaatttaaatgatcCAAATTTTATCGAAAAATTTGATGTTGTTGTTTGTTGTGATACAAAAGATTcagatataataaaatataataatttagtaAGAAGTatagaaacaaaaaatattgcatTCTTAAGTTGTAATGTTTATGGTTTATGTGGttacatatttaatgattttaataaaaattttatatgtcATGATAAAGATGgtgaaaatgtaaaatcATGTAGTATAAGCCAAATAAGTAAAGAGACAGAAGGTAAAGTTTCCTTCGATTTTGATAAAAGTTCACCATTTCAAAATGGCGATTTTGTAAAGTTCACAAATGTTGAAGGTATGACTGAAATAAATGGacaaatatttcaaattaaaaatttaaaaaaatatacatttacAATTGGTGATACAACAAAGTTTAGTGACTATATAAAAGGTGGAGAATGTACACAAGTTAAAactaatttaaaaatagattTCAAAccatatgaatatattaagaGTAAACCATTATTATGTTCACCTCCTGATAATTCAGATCAATCAAATAACATAACCATAGTGGACGATAATAAAGGAGGGAAAGTAATATTTGAAGAAGTCACATTACCAACAAGCTTTATAATATCAGATTATTCTAAATTAAATGCAAgtaattatttacattatgCTATTCAAGGATTAAAATGGTATGAAAGTGAATTTAACTGTTTACCTGAAAATGATCAAAATGAAGAATTTGaaaagatatataaaaaagcatGCGATTTAAATAGTaaagataaagaaaataaattaccATGGTCTGTAGACGAattagataaaaatataattataaatgttGTAAAATATAGTAAAGCACATATATCACCAATTACTTCATTCTTTGGTGGATTACTAGCTCAAGAGATTGTAAAATTTACaggaaaatatatgccAATACATcaactattatatatggatttttttgaatgtattaatatgagtgatgaagaaaatgtcgaagataaaaaaaaattaaattgtaaaaatgataatattatatctatatttgGAAAAAAGTTTCAAGACaagttaaataaattaaatattttcttagTTGGATCAGGAGCATTAGGATGTGAATTtgcaaaattattttcattgcTTGATATGTGTAcagttgaaaaaaatggttctttaataattacagataatgataatatagaagtttcaaatttaaatcgtcaatttttatttagacGAGAACATAttgaaaaatcaaaatcGCTAGTTGCATCTAATGctatcaaaaataaaaataaaaatataaatgttatATCATATGTTACAAAAGTCGGACAAGAAAATGAACATATATTTGATGAAAAGTTTTGGACAAAACAagattttataattaatgcaTTAGATAATATTGTAGCTAGACAATATGTTGATAATAAATGTGTATGGTATTCTAAACCATTATTTGAATCAGGAACATTAGGGACAAAAGGTAATGTACAAATTATCATTCCTCACATGACACAGTCATATAATGATAGTTATGATCCCCCTGAAGATTCAATTCCTTTATGTactttaaaacattttccATATGATATTGTACATACTATCGAATATGCTAGAGATATATTTCAAggcttattttataatgtcCCTTTAAGTATacaacaatttttaaataataaagatgagtatattaaaaaaattcaagaTGAAGGAAATAATGCATCTTCTTTAgaaaatttagaaaatgttttaaatacattaaaagaaattattaaagaaaataaaaattttaatttctgtattaaaaaagcagtacatttatttcattcaaattttataaatcaaattagccaattgttatattcatttcctttagattataaattatcaaCTGGTGAATTTTTTTGGGTTGGACAAAAAAAACCACCACAAGTTATTGaatttgatataaataatacatatgtTCAAGAATATTTAGTTAGTACAGCTAACTTATATGCAcaagtatataatatacctACTTGTTatgatattaaatatattatagatGCAGCTAGCCAAATAAAAGTAGAACCATTTTCtccaaaaaatgtaaaagttaatattgatgaaaaaaatctaaataatatatctatCTCCTATGCACaagataataaattaatacaaGACTATTGtaatgaattattaaacATACAAACAAATTCATTAAAAGTTTCTCCTATTGAATTTGACAAAGATGAAGAATCAGGATTACatgttaattttatttatgcattTGCTAACTTAAGAGCtatgaattataaaataactacttgtgataaattaaaaacaaaaatggtAGCTGGAAAAATTATACCTGCATTAGCTACTACTACATCTATTATTACTGGTCTTGTTGGTAttgaaattttaaaatatgtaaactATTCTGATTCaattcaaaaatatgttaaacTAACTGAtgaagaaaagaaaaaagaaaaagatattCTTTcttatttcaaaaatgcatttattaatacCGCATTGCCATTATTCATCTTTTCGGAGCCAATGCCCCCTTTGAGAATGAAAGATAAGGAATATGACGAACTTATGAAGGGACCCGTAAAAGCTATACCCAATGGCTTTACGACATGGGACAAAATAGAAATATCAATAA AAAATGGAACCATAAAAGATCTAGTGGAccatataaatgaaaagtTTAACATAGATGTGAACTTAATATCTGTTGGAAATGCTTGCCTATATAATTGTTACTTACCAGTACATAATAAGGAAAGATTGAATAAACCTATTCACGaaatatatgaacaaaTAAGTAAACAATCTCTCCCTAGTGATAAGGATTATATTGTTGTAGAAGCTAGTTGTAGTGATCAAGATCTTGTAGATGTACTTATCCCatcaattaaatttatatataaataa
- a CDS encoding small subunit rRNA processing factor, putative codes for MVENMQNNFKEKGDNGKRHNNYMNKKNKQKWDNKFKNKSKKNDFRKTNSNYIALGKKNQSNLKHTYDKKNIIPFNKNENWDHQNYSYNYDSDDMGIYKNNEESDIDINSTQMDNNGTTSNLKDNENCLNNQNSDTKNVDYVDYINSLKKNAEQDEENEKNDENEESDKNEQDKVYNFFLVFSPLAITSIKNKSSIINADEHMDFLEKKLESLDELIDITRNYRERQNLQQTRDNIKNKLDNIRLDILFFTLLSLRDSIINKKKQIQIYIHTINGLLIYVSPIFRVPRNFFIFKKVMLSLMKNNIVTDENKTTLLKILPNPVKYYVGSSTCVWISNDGFPTDAKKFADKLKVSNGKYSFFLSLSNSYNLTYFMEKTKNRNEENIHFNYHIKLSDFKLSPVTICSKLSHFLN; via the exons ATGGTAgaaaatatgcaaaataattttaaagaaaagGGGGACAATGGAAAAAGACACAACAACTACAtgaataagaaaaataaacaaaaatgggacaacaaatttaagaacaaaagtaaaaaaaacgaCTTCCGAAAAACTAACAGTAATTATATTGCTTTAGGTAAAAAAAACCAAAGCAATTTAAAACATacttatgataaaaaaaatataatccctttcaacaaaaatgaaaattgggaccatcaaaattattcatACAATTATGATTCAGATGATATGggtatttataaaaataatgaagaatCAGATATTGACATAAATTCTACGCAAATGGATAACAATGGAACTACTTCAAATTTGaaagataatgaaaattgtctaaataatcaaaactccgatacaaaaaatgttgaCTATGttgattatataaacagtcttaaaaaaaatgctgAACAGGATGAAGAAAACGagaaaaatgatgaaaacgAAGAAAGTGACAAAAATGAACAAGATAAggtttacaattttttcctTGTGTTTAGTCCACTAGCTATAACaagtataaaaaacaaaagcaGTATAATTAATGCCGATGAGCATATGGATTTTCTAGagaaaaaattagaaaGCCTTGATGAATTAATAGATATAACTCGAAATTATAGAGAAAGACAAAATTTACAACAAACAAGagataatattaaaaataaacttgATAATATCAGATtagatattttattttttacattattaagTCTTAGAGAttcaattattaataaaaaaaaacaaatacaaatatatattcatacgATAAATGGTCTACTAATTTATGTATCTCCTATATTTCGTGTACCtagaaatttttttatatttaaaaaagttatgTTAAGCttgatgaaaaataatattgttactgatgaaaataaaaccaCTCTCTTAAAAATTCTTCCTAACCCAGTTAAATACTATGTAGGATCTTCAAc GTGCGTTTGGATATCAAATGATGGATTTCCAACAGACGCTAAAAAATTTGcagataaattaaaagttTCGAATGGGAAATATTCTTTCTTTCTTTCCCTTTCGAATAGTTACAatttaacatattttatggaaaaaacaaaaaatcgaaatgaagaaaatattcattttaattatcatattaaattatctgattttaaattatcacCTGTAACTATTTGTTCAAAATTGTCacactttttaaattaa